In Nitrospira defluvii, the genomic stretch GGTGGTCCGAACCTTGAACACACCGCCTTCACGCCATAAGACCCCGCGCAGGAAGTGTCGACGGTCATTTCTTTTCGAAAACTTTTCCTGAAACTCCGCCTGCAGCATCGGGCGCCCGTAGCTGCTGGCCCCGGACAACTTGAGCATGGCAGGACGCACCAGTTGCTCAAAGGTCACCATGGAGGAGACCGGATTTCCAGGCAACCCGAACGCCAGCTTCCCTTGAATTTTTCCGAACGCGAGCGGCTGCCCCGGGCGGATGGCCAACTTCCAAAAATTCATCTCGGCGCCGAGATCCCGGAAGACGGCCTTCGTAAAATCGTAGTCCCCCATCGACACTCCGCCGGACAGCACTAGAATATCGGCGTTCAACCCGTGGGAGATCTTTTCCTTCAAGGCGGCCGGCGTATCCCGCGCAATACCGAGAAGAATCGGCACTCCGCCGGCTTCTTGGACGGCCGCCGCGATTCCATAACTATTCGAATTGATGATCTTCTCTTCACTGAATCGTTCGTCCAAGTCGGCCAACTCATCCCCCGTCGACAAAATTGCTACCCGTGGACGCTGGTACACCAGCACGAACGATTTCGCCAGGATGGCCAACATCCCCGCTTCACCGGACCGGATCCTTGTGCCTTTGGGAATAATGCAGTCGCCCTGCTTGACATCTTCGCCCTGCGGACGGATGTTGGCCCCGCGAGTTTCCGGCTTGAACACACGCACCGATTCAGGTGTATGCTCGGTATCTTCGACCTTGACCACCGTATCGGCGCCCTTCGGGATGGGCGCACCGGTCATGATCCGGATAGCCTGCCCCTTCCCGACAGACTGCGTCGGCATTTTTCCAGCCGGGACATCTTCGATAACGGTCAACGTGACAGGCTTGCTGATCGCATGGTCCTGGGCGATATCCTCCGCGCGCACTGCGAATCCGTCCATCGCGGAATTGTCCCACGGTGGATTATGGCGTTCGGCAATCACATCCTCGCCGAGCACGCGGCCCAGCGCGTCGAGAATCGACACTTTTTCAAGGCCTAACGGAGCAGCGGCATCCAACACGATCCGCTGGGCTTCGTGAAGCGGAGTCAATCCAGTCAAGGCATCGGGAGCTTTCACCACATCACCATCCGATCAATGTTGCTGGCGTGGCGCCAGCTTGATGAGCGAGCCACTCTTCTTGCAGAACGCCTCAACCTGGTTGGCAATATCATGATAGGCCTGAGCGGTCGCCGAGTCAGAATTGAACAGCGCAAACGGCTCCCCCGCATCACTTTGTGTCACCACATCAGGATCCAACGGAATCCGGCCAAGGAACGGGACGCCCATATCCGACGCAGAAGCTTCACCACCGCCTTTCCGAAAGACATTCACTTCCTTATGGCAGTGTGGACATTCGAGCCCACTCATGTTTTCGACGATCCCGATGATCGGCACTTCACTATCCTTGCAGAAGGTCACCGACTTACGGGAGTCGAGCAACGCCACCTCTTGAGGCGTCGTGATGATCACGGCTCCGCTGACCCCACCAAGCAGATCGATGGTGGTCACCGATTCGTTTCCGGTACCCGGAGGGAGATCAATCAGGAGGAAATTGAGATCCTGCCACTCCACTCCACCCAGCAATTGATTGATGAATTCGTATTTGTAGGCATCCCGCCAGATAATCGGATCATCGGAGTTTTGCAAAAGAAACGACATCGAGGCGATTTTCATATTGTAGGCCTGAAACGGAATGATCCCGCCTGACGTGCTGATCTTCAGCTTTTGCCCTTCGGCCCCTACCATCTTCGGGATATTGGGGCCATGGATATCCATGTCACAGATGCCCACATGCCACCCCTTTAACGCCAGACTGACGGCAAGATTGGTGGTGCAGGTGCTCTTACCCACGCCTCCCTTATTGCTCATGACGAGCACTTTGTATTCAATCCGTTCCATTCGTTTGGCGACGAGCCACCGGCTGTGACCTTCCTTATCCTTCTGGCAGGTTTCATTTTCGTCGCAAATGGCACAGGCCCACATATAGGTACAGGCATCTCCGCCGCTGCTGGAACCGGGCTGTGAAATGACATTTAACTCGCGTGGCATCCTAGACTCCTCGTACAACGTACATCTTGCTGCATGGGACGAAAGCAAGCCTTCGTCGCCTTCCTCGTTCCCGGCTCGAACTAGTGTCGACGGCCACCGGTCGGCACACCGACATACTCACTGTCTCCCCCGCCGGCGGGGAGCGAGGGACTCGGCTTCCCGACGCCGGGTCCTGCGGCGGCTACCGCCGGGACAAGCGCCTGGGCCTGCGCCTCGGTCTTCTTCTTGTTGAAGATCCCTGCGCTGACGATCCCGACTTCATAGAAAATATACATGGGCAAGGCCATCAGGCATTGATTGAATGGGTCCGGCGTCGGCGTGAGAATCGCCGCAAAGATAAACGCCGTCAAGAAGGCCCACTTGCGATACCGCTTCAAGAGCGGAGCGTCCACCCACCCAAGCTTGGCCAACAAGGTAATTACCAGCGGCACTTCGAAAATTAGCCCGAAGACCAGCAGAAACCACAGTGCGAAGCCGACGTATTGCGCAATCGAGAGTTGCGGAATGAATCCGGCATTGACACCATACGAAATCAAAAAGTTCAACGCAAAGGGCAAGACGAAGAAGAAGGAGAACAACAGCCCGAGATAAAAGGCCAACGTGCTGAGGATCACAAACGGGCCGACGAATCGCCGTTCTTGCGCGTGCAAGCCGGGAACCACGAAATGCCAAAACTCCAGCAAAATGTAGGGCGTGCCCAGCACCAGCGCAAATAACCCCGCGACCTTGACATTCTGCCAGAGGGCTTCGGCTGGTGCGAGAAAGACGAATGGAACTGTGGGAAGGTCGGTTGGAATCCAGGAAAGGGACCCCGGCACGAACATGTTTTGAAGCGGGATCCGGATCCACTTCACCAGCGTGTCGGCATAAAAGAACGTGCCGACAAAAATAATGGCCGTGACGATGACCGCACGGGTCAACCGGACTTGGAGCTCAACCAAGTGCTCCATGACCGGCATTTTTTTATCTTCAAGCGGCTTGAAGACCGTATCTTGCAGCCACTCTTGAAACTTGAACCCGTCAGCCATGCGTATTTACAAAATTGATGTGACCGTAATCCGGCGAGCGGGAACCAGAATCTTGTCCCGGCCCGCTCGCCGGATTACACCCTCATCAATGCCTTACTTCGGGTTGACGGCTACGAACAGATTGTTCCCTTGCCGACTCAGCAGGAGCACAACCATTTCGTCTTTTTTCACCTTGGCCGACGCCTTCTGGTAATCCTCAAGGTTCTTCACAACCTCGTGATTCACCTCCTGGATCACGTCGCCACGCTGCAGCCCTGCCGCCTCTGCAGGGCTCCCTGCCTCCACAGAGCTCACCACCACGCCGGTAGTCTTGGCGGGAATGTTCAGCTGGCTTTGCATGGCCGCATCCAACATCTGAACGCGCAACGCCGCCAGCACATTGTCGGGCGGCTTCACGGTCTCAGTCGGAGGCGCAGCAGGACCAGGCTCGCGCTTTGCGAGCACTTCATCCGACGGGCGCTCAGCCACCTTGACCTTGAGGACTTGCTCCTTGCCTTCGCGCAAAATCTTGATATCCGCTTCCTTCCCGACGGCCATACGCGCGACCAGGTTGCGCAGCTGACTGACACTCTGCACTTCCTTGCCGTTGAAAGAGATGACCACATCTCCACGCCGCATGCCGGCCGTGTGGGAGGGACCGTTCTCATTCACGTCGCTGATCAGGACGCCCTTCCGCTGGTCCGGCAACTTGAAGGACTTGGCCAGCGCCGGGGTGATCTCCTGAATCGCCACGCCCATCCATCCGCGCACCACTTTGCCTGTCTTCGTCAGACTCTCGACGATGTCGGTCGCAATGCTGCTGGGAATGGCAAACCCGATTCCTTCGGACCCGCCGGTGCGGGAGAAGATCGCGGTGTTAATCCCGATCAACTTGCCTTCCATGTTGACCAAAGCGCCACCTGAATTGCCGGGGTTGATGGCGGCGTCCGTCTGAATAAAGTCTTCATAGTCCGCAATACCGACGTTACCGCGGCCCAATGCGCTGATGATGCCCAACGTCACGGTGGAGCTGAGTCCAAAGGGACTTCCCACCGCAAGGACCAAATCGCCAACGTGCAGTTCCTCGTAATCCGCCCACTTCATCGAGGCGAGATCTTTCGCCTCAATCTTGATAATGGCAAGATCCGTCTTCGGATCGGTGCCGATGATCTTGGCTGGGAACTCCCGGCGATCCGAGAGCGTCACCGTAATCTGGGTCGCACCCTCCACGACGTGATTATTGGTAACGATATACCCATTGGGGTCGAGGATAACGCCAGAGCCTGCGCTCTGCTCCGGACGATGCGGGCCACCACCGGGAGGGCCGCCAGGGCCACCGGGGGGTTCCATACCGGGAGGCTCATCACCAGGCCCCGGAGGCGGGCCACCGAAAGGACCGCCTGGCGGGAGTTGGCGGCGGCCTTCGCGACGGCCCTCACCCCCGCCGGTCACCGCAATATTCACGACTGCCGGCGTCACCGCCTTTACGATCTCTGAAAAACCCTGGGCAAATGCCGGAGGTACACCAGCCGCCTCGGCCTGAGACCCGAATTGCACTCCACCCGACAAAAACGTGGCAGCGACCATGGTGGTCGCTGCGACTACGGACAGCACCTTGCTGCGCTGATGTCGATACGCCATGTGTTCTCCTCTGGAGACCGGAAATTGAGGGACCATCCTCCGCGCTATCGTCGAACGCGTCATTCTACACTAATCACAGAATCGCCTTCAAAGAGGAAAACGCAGCGCCGGCCGTCATCGCGAGGCCACTTCTCCGTGTAATGACTCACGTTCCCGCTGTTCAATCCAGGCACGTTGCAGATTCCCGGCCAGTCGCATCGCGGCTTGTTCCATCGCAACCACTCGCAGTGTCAACGGGGCCCCCTCATACGTCGGCGGCCAAATGCGCCGCTCCGGGTCCTGCGGTCTGAGATAAATCACCGGATACCATTGCGAAATACCCGGCGCAGTGGGCCGATCCAGCGTGGCCATGGCGCGCCCCTCGGCCTGAACCAGCTGTCGTCCCGTGCGTCCATCGACCAAGGCCGCTTCGGCCAACGACCAGTTGTCTCGCCGAAGTCCCGGCTGCCGATGCGTCGTCCACCCCAGGAAGAGGGAGACCGGGTACTCCTGCTCGGTGCTCGACAGAACCGCGACTACCAGGTAGTCCACGCCCTGCTGCTTCGCGAACGCCCTCCAGTCCGGAGCCGTCCCGGCTGCAAGAACATCCCCGAGGGTGACCACCCGCTCAATGACGATCGGATACCCACGATTGATCTGTGCAGACAGCATCTCCGCCACTCGTGCCTGCGCGTCTTCCGGCAAACCCGGTGCCGACTCAGGATCCGAGTGGTCACCCAGGACCACAAGCACCGTTCGGACCGGACGCGAGGCCGGCAACCTCGACACGCCTTCCTCAGCAGTCGCTGTCGTCACGACATACCGATCCAGCCGGCTTGGAGGAGTGGCAGTCGCGCACCCCGCCAGCATGAGTGGGACCAGCAGCGCCACAGACCACGTTCTGCTTCGCCTCATGACACCCTCCCTGGCCCGATTCACTTTGCATGGCACGCTGCCAGCGCCATGAACGATACGATCCACTCCGCTCCATATCCAAGTCAAGAGCCGGGCACCCATGGCTTGCATTTCTGCCGTCGCTCAGCTACCGTGGCCCACGATTCGTCGCTGTGGCGGATCGATCGCGTCACACTCCGACACGAGGCTGTCTCACCGTGACACCGTGCTCGACTCAGGCGCCGTACCTTTCCATCATCATTCCTGCCTACAACGAGGCTCGACGCCTTCCGCTGTTTCTACGGCAGGTCCT encodes the following:
- a CDS encoding Mrp/NBP35 family ATP-binding protein produces the protein MPRELNVISQPGSSSGGDACTYMWACAICDENETCQKDKEGHSRWLVAKRMERIEYKVLVMSNKGGVGKSTCTTNLAVSLALKGWHVGICDMDIHGPNIPKMVGAEGQKLKISTSGGIIPFQAYNMKIASMSFLLQNSDDPIIWRDAYKYEFINQLLGGVEWQDLNFLLIDLPPGTGNESVTTIDLLGGVSGAVIITTPQEVALLDSRKSVTFCKDSEVPIIGIVENMSGLECPHCHKEVNVFRKGGGEASASDMGVPFLGRIPLDPDVVTQSDAGEPFALFNSDSATAQAYHDIANQVEAFCKKSGSLIKLAPRQQH
- the tatC gene encoding twin-arginine translocase subunit TatC — encoded protein: MADGFKFQEWLQDTVFKPLEDKKMPVMEHLVELQVRLTRAVIVTAIIFVGTFFYADTLVKWIRIPLQNMFVPGSLSWIPTDLPTVPFVFLAPAEALWQNVKVAGLFALVLGTPYILLEFWHFVVPGLHAQERRFVGPFVILSTLAFYLGLLFSFFFVLPFALNFLISYGVNAGFIPQLSIAQYVGFALWFLLVFGLIFEVPLVITLLAKLGWVDAPLLKRYRKWAFLTAFIFAAILTPTPDPFNQCLMALPMYIFYEVGIVSAGIFNKKKTEAQAQALVPAVAAAGPGVGKPSPSLPAGGGDSEYVGVPTGGRRH
- a CDS encoding Do family serine endopeptidase codes for the protein MAYRHQRSKVLSVVAATTMVAATFLSGGVQFGSQAEAAGVPPAFAQGFSEIVKAVTPAVVNIAVTGGGEGRREGRRQLPPGGPFGGPPPGPGDEPPGMEPPGGPGGPPGGGPHRPEQSAGSGVILDPNGYIVTNNHVVEGATQITVTLSDRREFPAKIIGTDPKTDLAIIKIEAKDLASMKWADYEELHVGDLVLAVGSPFGLSSTVTLGIISALGRGNVGIADYEDFIQTDAAINPGNSGGALVNMEGKLIGINTAIFSRTGGSEGIGFAIPSSIATDIVESLTKTGKVVRGWMGVAIQEITPALAKSFKLPDQRKGVLISDVNENGPSHTAGMRRGDVVISFNGKEVQSVSQLRNLVARMAVGKEADIKILREGKEQVLKVKVAERPSDEVLAKREPGPAAPPTETVKPPDNVLAALRVQMLDAAMQSQLNIPAKTTGVVVSSVEAGSPAEAAGLQRGDVIQEVNHEVVKNLEDYQKASAKVKKDEMVVLLLSRQGNNLFVAVNPK
- a CDS encoding molybdopterin molybdotransferase MoeA; translation: MKAPDALTGLTPLHEAQRIVLDAAAPLGLEKVSILDALGRVLGEDVIAERHNPPWDNSAMDGFAVRAEDIAQDHAISKPVTLTVIEDVPAGKMPTQSVGKGQAIRIMTGAPIPKGADTVVKVEDTEHTPESVRVFKPETRGANIRPQGEDVKQGDCIIPKGTRIRSGEAGMLAILAKSFVLVYQRPRVAILSTGDELADLDERFSEEKIINSNSYGIAAAVQEAGGVPILLGIARDTPAALKEKISHGLNADILVLSGGVSMGDYDFTKAVFRDLGAEMNFWKLAIRPGQPLAFGKIQGKLAFGLPGNPVSSMVTFEQLVRPAMLKLSGASSYGRPMLQAEFQEKFSKRNDRRHFLRGVLWREGGVFKVRTTGDQGSGILTSMVKANCLIDIPVDVERIHPGDSVTVQLLSGSAWLEQAAPAPTTGHRPSCC